GCCGGAGCGGGTTACTGATGAACAGGTGTGCCGTCCCCTGCGTTGCGGCTTGCAACGGAGAGGTCGCCGCCCCGATCTTCTCCAGCGCACTCGCCAAGCCGAGCGGGTTACGGGTGAACTGCGCAGCCGTGGCATCCGCCAAGTACTCCCGCTGGCGCGACACGGCCATGGCGAGAATCCGGGAGAGCAGTGGCGTCACCGCCAGCAGCAGGACGACGACGAGAAACATCAGCGGGCTGCCGCGGCGTCGATCCCTGCCGAAGTACAGCGCCCGACGAGCCCAGTCCGCCAGCATCACGGCGCCACCGAACAACACCGCCACCACCGTCATCGTGAGCGTATCGCGGTTGCCGATGTGTGACATCTCGTGTGCGACCACGCCTTGCATCTCTTCGCGGTCCAGCACATTCAGCAGGCCTTGGGTCACCGCCAACACGGCGTGCTGCGGATCCCGTCCCGTGGCCAACGCATTCGGAGCCGGATCCGGAATCACGTAAACCTCCGGCTGTGGTAGTCCCGAGGCCAGGGCCATTTCCGTCACGATGTTGAAGAGCTGGCGGTGCTGGGGATTCTCCCGACTCAGCGGACTGGCATGGAGCGAGGCCATCACCAGGCGCGCACCGCCGTAGTAGCTGGTGAAACTCATGGTCACGGCCAACACACTCGTCACCAGCGTTACGACCGGAATCGGGTCACCCCCAGGCGTGAGAAAGCCACCCCAGACCGCGTCGATACCCAATCCCAAGACGAGAAAGAAGGCGAGGAAGCCCAAGACGAGCAGCAGCGTGCGGCGGCGGTTGCGTTCCTGGCGGGTGTAGAAGTCGACCGGAATGACAGGAGGCGCGGCCGGTTCTGGGCGGCCGGCTTCACGTGCTGCCGCCGGCGGCGTTTCGGTCACCGCCGTCACGGTCGTAGCGACAGATCGACCCGCGGCGTGCCGCGATCTTCATCTGCGCCGGCAAAGTATTCCGCCGGCCTGAAGCCAAAGAAGAGAGCGACGATGCTGGCGGGAAAGACCTGTTCGCGGGTATTCAGTTGCATGACCGTGTCATTGTAGAACTGTCGCGCAAAGGCCAGTTGATTCTCCGTCGTCGTCAGTTCCTCCTGCAGCTTCACGACATTCTCGTTGGCCCGCAAGGTCGGGTAATTCTCCATCACGGCGAGCAGACGCCCGAGCGACTGGGTCAGGGCGTTCTCGGCAGCGGCGGCCTCGCGCACGCCGTTGGCGGCCGTGGCACGGGAGCGGGCTTCCATCACGCGTTCGAGGGTGTCACGCTCGAATTGCATCGCGCCCTTCACGCTCTCCACCAGGTTGGGAATCAAATCGTGGCGCCGCTTGAGCTGGACATCAATCTGCCTCCAGCCGTTTTGAACTCGATTCTGCAGACTGACCAGGCTGTTGTACGTGAGCGCCACTCCCACCACTAGAAGAAGAATGATGATCGATGCGATGATCATGACTCGCTCCTTCCGCCAGCTATAGACCTTGAGCGATCCGCTTCCCCTCGCCGCTCACCGCGAGGCCCGTGGCTCCCCCGATCTCAACGGCGGTGCGCAAAGGCGGCCCGGCCCGGGTACACGGCGC
The window above is part of the Candidatus Binatia bacterium genome. Proteins encoded here:
- a CDS encoding M48 family metallopeptidase, with product MTETPPAAAREAGRPEPAAPPVIPVDFYTRQERNRRRTLLLVLGFLAFFLVLGLGIDAVWGGFLTPGGDPIPVVTLVTSVLAVTMSFTSYYGGARLVMASLHASPLSRENPQHRQLFNIVTEMALASGLPQPEVYVIPDPAPNALATGRDPQHAVLAVTQGLLNVLDREEMQGVVAHEMSHIGNRDTLTMTVVAVLFGGAVMLADWARRALYFGRDRRRGSPLMFLVVVLLLAVTPLLSRILAMAVSRQREYLADATAAQFTRNPLGLASALEKIGAATSPLQAATQGTAHLFISNPLRRNVDDRQGALADLLSTHPPLAQRIAILRAMAHAS
- a CDS encoding LemA family protein produces the protein MIIASIIILLLVVGVALTYNSLVSLQNRVQNGWRQIDVQLKRRHDLIPNLVESVKGAMQFERDTLERVMEARSRATAANGVREAAAAENALTQSLGRLLAVMENYPTLRANENVVKLQEELTTTENQLAFARQFYNDTVMQLNTREQVFPASIVALFFGFRPAEYFAGADEDRGTPRVDLSLRP